The DNA region TGGTGCCAACCAGCTGTTTGGTGTCTTTGTCTTCAACCACAAAACTAAGCGCTGCAATCGGCGCCACATCTTCACGAAAACGGTAGGCGGTTTTTTTATGGCGGTCGGGTCCAAAGCAGACATCGAGCAGCGCTTCGATGGATGCGGCGTCGCTTTCGCGTTCAGGGCGCACCAGCGTTTTATCGGTAAGGGGCTGCGGGGTTGAATGAGGCATATCAGCTTTTTAAAAATTGTGACCGTTTCATGTAGTAGTAATGGCTTTTTTGTTGGAACAAAATAAATAAATTTGCCCTTTATTTTCAAAACCAGATTGCTTAAATGATGGGTATGTACACAGCCATTACCCGCGATATAAAAGTCTCTGTTAATCCCGTTTATCTGGAAGGGCAATCCACGCCCGATGATCGTCATTTTGTGTGGGCGTATCAGGTCAAGATTGAAAACCAGAGCAAGGCAACGGTGCAGCTGATTAACCGTTATTGGCGCATCACCGATGCGCTTGGCCGCGTGCAGGAAGTGCGCGGCGAAGGCGTGGTGGGCGAACAGCCGATTTTAAAACCCGGGCAATCGTTTGAATATACCAGCGGCACACCCTTGCCCACACCATCCGGCATTATGCTGGGCCGCTATGAAATGGTGGGCGAGGGCGGCGAACGCTTCGAGATTGATGTTCCGGCCTTCTCGCTCGATGTGCCCAGCGCCGGAAAGCCATTACTCAATTAGCGATATGCATCCGTTGCGCAAGCGGGGCCCCGTTTTATTCTAAACCGGATGTCGACTTTTGCCGAGATATGCGGTCATCAACCTTGATAATTCCGCCCAACTTAGTTAATAACGCCCGCATTAACTAGGTAACCAATGAAGAAAGTAATTTCACATCCTGAATTCGTTTTTCCAAATGGTAGTCTTGGATTAAGGGGAAAACAGCTATGAGCGATAAAATTAAAAATCCTGAAGATAAAAAATATCCAACTGCCAGCCATATGGAAGAGTTGGGTTCATCCACCGCCGAAGCCATTTGTGCAGGCATGAAGGCTGCGAATGATGATGCGCCTTCCTTTGGCCCATCGCGCCTTGGCACATCAATCACCGGACTTTCAGGACTTGATGCCGATACGCTGGCCAGCGCATTGAACCAGTTGAAAGCGCACGTCAACCCGAAGCCATTTTACAAAGCCAAGTTCATGCAAAAATTCAAATTGATTTTGGGCAAGGACGATAAGAAGTAATTAGCCGTTGATATCAAGGCTGGCACCACGTGATGTGCCGCCCTTCATATCCTGATATTTCTGCATATTCATCAGCATCATATCCTGAATAAGCTGCGCCGGAATGGGGTTGCCGCCGGTTGTCACATTGCTGTTGGCTGCTGGCATTTGCAGTGGCGCGGTAAAGCCGGGATCTGGAAGGCGCGTTGCAGGAATATCAAATTCATTGGCTGGCGCAGCGGCAATCGCTGCGGAAGGTTGCGTAAGGCCAAGTAATCCGGCGCCATCTTTCATACTGCCCATTTGTGGAGCAGCCGATGCCGATTTTGCAATTTCCTTACCATAGGTTTTTAAGCGTACATCCGGCACATCGCGTGCGGGCATGTGGGTGGCAATGCTGGGGTGGCGGGCAACACCGGCCAGCGAATACATTTTATGACCATCGGCTTCAACCGGGCCGTGGGGTAGGGGTGATTTAACCTGCTGCGCGCCTGCAATCTTGCGTGCGGTTGCTTCATCGACAGCGCCCATATCCGCATCATCATGTGCTGTATTATTGGCAACATCAACCGGTGTTTCATTGCCCATCACGCCGCCAAAGGGCTGTTTAGCCGGCGCAGCCTTGGCAGCAACCCGGTGTGTATTGGCAGCCTTAATCGCAATGTTTTCTTCCGGCGCTGCGCTGGCCAGCATGGTTTCTTGCGCTTTGATTTGGTTGCTTGGAAGTTTATGCGCATTGGGGGTATCCACACCCAGCAAGCCTGCGATAACCGTTTGGCCAACATCGCCGCCTTTTTCCTGTTCGAACATCGCGTCAATCGCGCCAGTAACCACGCCCATAGGGCCCCAATACAGAGCGCTGCCCATTACTTTGGCATGGCCGCTAATCTCATCGCCCGAAACATGACGGTAAATCATATTGACGACGGGGATTTGTTGCAGCGGGTTGATGGTATCGATGAAATCTTCAAAGGAGTAATCAACCGTATCAACATCGGGCCCGACGGTTTTTTTGTTGGCACCGCTATGGTTGAACGCATTCATCTTTACGCCGTCATTTTTATTGCGTTCAGGATAAAGCGAACCATCTTGCGAAATTTCGCTGGGCTGCGGCGCTGCATCCTCGTCGGATGTTTCCTGCGGTTTAACGTCGCTACGCGCGGATGGCTGGGATGATTTGTTTAATTGTTCGGTAATCGCTTCAGCCTTGGCATAGCGGCTGGCTTTTTTATGTGCGCCATGGGCATCTTTGGCGGCTTTGTAAGCGGCATCATGGGCATCCACAGCGGCTGCGAAGTCAGAGTTTGTTTGGCGCGCTGCCTCTGCGCCTTTATTCGCCATTCGCTCTGCGCTATCGCGCAACCGCTCGGGCGAAGTTGGCGCAACCGCGACTGCACTTGCCCAATCTGGCTTGTGTAATGCGAGCTGTCCGCGACCTTTTAAAACATAATCTGAATTCATAAATACTCTTTATTGTCTTGCCCTTTCATTAACCATTGCAAGCGCCATGCCAAGCCAAACAATAAAAAAATTGTTTACAAACAATGACTTAGTATAATAAAACACATTTGAAGGAAAATATGACCCCGCACCGGTGCCCTTGAGATAGCCTAGGCCTTAATGAGCGAAAAAATCCAGATCACCCTGATTGGCAAAGATGATGTGCTGGCCGCCGTGCTGGCCGAGCAAGCCAAGGGGCAAATGGGCGGTGTCCGCGATTTTGATTTTATGGTGGCAGTAAGCGTGAGTGAAGCTTCGCCCGCTAGCGATGTCTGGGTGTTGCCGCGCGCGATGCCGGTGCCGGCGCTGGAACAGATGCCATTGTGCATTCGTATTGCCAACGCAGATGAAGCGCCCCAGCCAAGCGATGACATTGTATTCATAAAACCATTCCGCCTTGCGCAGCTTCTGGACGTTATGTTAAGCGGCGCAAAGTTGCGGCGCAGAAAGCAGCCGCGTGCGCTTGGCGATGCACATGTGTTTCATCCTTTTGCGCGGTTGGTTGAAGCGACGGCTTCCGGTCAAAACGTATCCTTGACTGAAAAGGAAGCATCGTTTTTATGCGCTGTGCTGGATGCCGGGCAAAATGGCTTGTCGCGCAAGGATGCCATGACCGAATTATGGGGCTATCACCCCGATGCCGAAAGCCATGCGGTTGATACAACCTTGTACCGCCTTCGCCAGAAATTGCAGGAATTAGGCAGTTTTGATGCGCATCTGGTCAATGAAGGCGGCGTTTACAAATGGTGTGACTAGATACGCGTGATGCGCAAATGAACTGCAAATCAGGGCAGATAAAGGGTTGACGAAACACCCGACTTCTACAAAGCTTTTGCGATCCATAACGAAAAGCAAATTACCTGATGAACAAACCATTTTTGAATTGCGCGCTGATTGCGCTGCTTGCCCTTGTTGTTTCCTGCGCACCTACCCGCGATTTATCGGTTGCGCCCAAAGGCGATCAAAGCATTGTGATATGGCACCGCCTAAGCGGCGAGCGTATTGATGTAACCACGCGTCGCAACGGCCAGTACAACAAAGAAGCCTTCGACCAGATTGATCATATTTTCCGTGACCGTCATACGGGCGAAGAATATCCCATCGACCCAAAGCTGATTGATGTGATTACCGATTTGCGTGACAAGCTGTTGATGTCGCCGAGCGATCCGATTGAATTATTGTCCGGTTTCCGCTCGCCCGAGAGCAACCGGAATTTGGCAAAGACCAATAAATATGTGGCCAAAAACAGCTATCACATGAAGGGACAGGCGGCCGATATCCGCATTCCGGAAATGAACAGCAGCGCGCTGGAAGCGGTTGCCAAAACCATGCAAAGGGGCGGTGTTGCACTTTATCCCGATAGCGGCCATGTGCATGTGGATACAGGACCTGTGCGCGGCTGGTCGGTCATTCGCGGTAAGGAAGCAGGGCTGAATGACCGCATCAGAAAGCCTGGCGAGTCTGCACCGATGCCAACGGTGCGCGGACGTGTACCGGTACAACCCCGTGCCACGAATTTGAAAGTGAAGCCGATAACATCACCCATCAATTCATATGATGATCTGCCGGAGCCCGCAGCGCCTGATCACGCAAAAATTCTGCCAGCGGTTACGCCAAAGCATGCGCCCAAAATCATTGGCGGCGCGACCGTAACCACCAAGCAAGGTGTGCCCGTGCGCACGGCGCCAAAAGCCATTGGGTCAAAAGCAGCTGCCAAACCAGCCGCGCCACAAAAGAAAACCGTTGAAGACGCCAAGAAGCAGTGGGTTAAAACGCCTTATCATGGTGGTGTTCAGGGGGGCGTGAAAACCCCTGCAAAAGCGCCAGCCAAGAAGCCAGTGGCCAAAAAACCCGCCAAAAAAGAATGAGTAATGCAAGCCCTTTAAAATAAGACTTTCTCAAATGTTCACGCATCAGTAATACTTATCGGATAGACCATACTAACGCCCTTTTCCAAGACCCCATTTTTGAATACGAGGTTGAATATGATCAAGCAGCGCTTTACGCAAAATGCCGGTATGACCTTGGTGGAAGCAACGATTGTGTTAGCGGTTGCCTCGGTGATTATCGCTGCCGTGTGGATGGTATCAGCGGTTGTATATGAAAATGCGCGCCAATATCAGGCGAACCGCCAATTGCAAACGATTGTACAAAATGTCCGCCAGCTTTATGCGCGTGTGAATGCGTTGACCAATATTGCCGATGTGACCTGTACGCTGGATGCGCAAGCTGCATTTCCGGTTGAAATGCGCGTCGCGCAGGGAACGCCGTGTTCTACAACGCCAGCGCTTAATCATCCATGGTCATCAGCAACGGCGGGTACGGTGCGCGTTTTCAATAGAACGTCAACCACATTTGGCATTGTGTTTTCAGGATTGCCCAAGAAAGCCTGCGTGGGTCTTGCGACAAAGCTGACCGGCGGCGATATCACAAACCTTACAGCCGTTATCATTAACAGCGGCACGCCGATTACAGGAACAAGCTTGCCCATCACGATTGTGACGTCAAACGCAGCCTGCAATGTTACTTCGAATACGCTTGAATGGCAGTTTGATATTCGGGCTTAATCTACCCAACCGCCGTTTTTATAGTTAGGTTCCGTACATTTTTTGCGTATCACTAGCGCAGCTATGGGCGAGCCATTTGGCTTCGACCGCTTCCAGCGTATCAGTGCGGATACCGTTGCGGATTTCGCGCATCAACCGGTTCATCACCGCCACATTATGCTCGGTCAGAATTTGCATGCCGAGCATTTCCTCGGCCTTCACCAGATGATGCAGATAGGCGCGCGTGTAGTGCGAGGTATGTTCGTGATGATGCTCGGGATCGAGCGGTGTTTTATCATCGCGAAAACGCGCATTGCGCAAATTGAGCCGCGCGCCGGGTTCCGATGGCATTAGTGCAACCCCGTGGCGGCCAAGGCGCGTGGGTTGCACGCAGTCAAAGGTATCAATGCCATGTTTGATGCCGACAAAAATATCGGCAATATCACCCACACCCAATAAATGCACAGGCCGTTCGGGTTTATGCAATGGCGCGGTCCAACGAAGTATAGAATACAAATCGTCTTTGCTCTTGCCAAAGGAACCGCCAACCGCCGTGCCAAAATAGGGAAGCTGTGTGACGTCGTTCATGGCGCTGATCCGCAAATCCTGATAATGCGCGCCTTGCACTATGCCGTACAAGGCTTGCTTGCCGTCACTATTTTGTTTGGTGAAGGCTTCGAGTGAACGCACCCCCCAGCGGTTGGAGCGTGCCAAAGCCTGAATTTGATATTCTTTTGAATGATGGAATGCCGTGCATTCATCAAACGCCATGATGAGATCGGCGCCCAGCTGGCGCTGCATCTGCATCGACGTTTCAGCGGTGAGCAGAATTTTTTTGCCATCCAGATAGGATTGAAACGTCACGCCTTCTTCGGTGATGTCGATGACGGTATTGGGACGCGCGGCCTTGTTGCGGCCTTTGACCTCATCCGATATGCCGCCGAATTGCATCGCAAAGACCTGATACCCGCCGCTATCGGTCAGCATTGGGCCTTGCCAGCGCATGAAATCATGCAGGCCGCCCTGACGTTCAATGACATCGGGCCCTGGTTGCAGCATCAGGTGATAGAGATTGGAAAGAATAATATCGCTGCCTGCGCGCTTCATCACATCGGGCGCAAGGCCCTTAATCGCAGCTTTGGTGCCGCAGAAAATGAAATTGGGTGTTTCCAAAACGCCATGCGGCGTGGTTAAGCAGCCAAGGCGTGCCTTGGTCGTGGGACAGATTTTTTCAACTGTAAAATTGTGCTTCATGCGACATCACATATCATGCCGCTTTTAAAAGCTTACGCAGCTTTCTTTTCTTTGCGGGCTTTTGCTGCAACAACGCGGCGTTGTTGAACGAGCAATTTTGCATCCAATTCGGACTTTTTAGCTTTGAGCAAATAGGCATCAATACCGCCACGCTTTTCAACGGTGCGGATGCCATTCGGGGTCAAGCGCAGGGTGATGGAACGGCCCAAGAGTTCGCTTGGGAATGAGCAAACCTGCACATTCGCTTCGAAACGGGTGCGGGTCTTGCGGTTGGAGTGGCTTACCATGTTGCCAAACAAAACCTTCTTACCTGTAACTGCGCATACTCTAGCCATAACCGTAATCCTTCGTAATTTAATTGAGGCCGTGTTTTAGGGGAAAACTATCCACAAGGTCAAGCAAAATGCTGCTTGTTTAACACTTTAAAAGGGCTGACACTGCAAGTGTTAAAGCTAAGGATTCCCAAGGAATATCAATGGATAGATGGCAAGACAGGCTGGACGCCATACGGCAAAGCGGCTGGCAGGCAGGGGATGATGATTATTTAAGGCTTATTGCGCCCTTGTTTAAGTTGCGCCGTGGGTGTTCGGGCGTGGATGTGGGGGCTTTGGTTGGGCTTTATGCCAGCAAAATGGCCGAGAATGCCGCCCATACGCTGTGCTTTGAACCGTTGCCGGATGCCCGTGCTGTTTTAACGCAAAACCTTGAAAGCTATAAGGGTAGGGTGACGATACGCGATTGCGCACTCGCTGATAAAGAAACGGTGGCCGACAAACGCGGCGAAGCGCAATTGTCATTTCCGATTTGCGGGCAGACTGCCGTGAAGCAATGGGCAAGCATTGAAAAAGATTTTGCAAAACTGGCCAGCGATTATCCCGGGAAAATTGACGGCATTGCCAGCATGACGGTGCCATTGCGCACGCTTGATGAAGAGCTGATTGAATTGCAATTGCCGCCGCCCGCATATGTTAAAATTGATGCCGAAGGCGCGGAAGAAGCGATATTACGCGGCGCGCAAAAAACATTGCACAAGCATCGGCCATTTGTCGTGTGCGAATTGGAAGAACGCCATGTACCCGGTTGCACGCTGCGCACGCCGCAATTTTTAGATACACTTAACTACGATATGTATTTTATTTTGGGTCATGCAATTTATCCGATTGCTGCATTTGATGCAGGCGTTTTGCAATTTGGCCCGCCGGTGCCGCAATTTGCAATGCCCGAGGCAAATTTTTCTAAACCCTACATCCAGATGTTTATGGGCTTGCCACGCGAAGACAAGGCTATGCTAGATTGCGTGAAGCATACATTGGCGCAATGAAGTGATTAAAAAAATGTTTGATAAACTGTTCAATAATCCCAATTCCCCGTTTCACTATCGTGATTTCTGTCTTTTAAGCTTGTCGCGTTTTATTGGCACGCTGGGCTGGCAAATGTTGGGTGTTGCGATTGGCTGGCAGATTTATGAAATCACCCATGATCCCTTTGCCATCGGCCTTGTGGGATTATCGCAATTTTTGCCCAGCATCATTTTGGTGCTGTTTGCCGGGCAGCTCGCTGACCAGATGGACCGCAAGCTGATTATGGCGGTTACGCATTTCATTGCGGCTTTTGCCGGTGCGATGCTCATGCTGGGCGTCAATTTTGATTTTATGTCGCCTGCGTTGATTTATATCTTGTCGGCATTGCTGGGCGCGGTGCGTATTTTCGGCGCGCCTGCGATGCAGGCGCTGCTCCCTAATTCTGTGCCGCCTGAACAGTTCAGCAAGGCGGTCGCACTCAATTCCAGCATGTTTCAGATTGGCACGATTATGGGCCCCGCGATTGGCGGCGCGCTGTTCTTCTTTGGGGTATCAACGGTCTATACGGTTGCGGGAATTCTGTTATTGCTGGCGGGTATTTTAAATATGCAAATGCGCGTCAAAACCGCGATTGTGAAACGCCCGCTCACGCTTGAGAATTTATTCGCCGGTATTTTATTCATCAAGGAACGCCCGATTTTATTGGGCGCCATTTCACTGGATTTGTTCGCGGTATTATTCGCAAGCGTGATTGCGCTGCTGCCGGTTTATGCCAAAGACATTCTGCATGTCGGCCCGCAAGGGTTAGGGTTATTGCGCTGTGCGCCCGCGATTGGCGCGGTTATCATGTCGCTATGGCTGGCCAAGCATGGCCTTAAAGCAAATGCCGGACGCAATCTGTTTTTAAGCATCGTCGTATTTGCAATAGTGACGATTATTTTCGGTCTTTCGACTAATGCGTATCTATCGTTTGTAATGCTGATGGTGTTGGGTTGTGCCGATATGGTCAGCGTTTATGTGCGCACGCATCTGATGCAAATGAACACCCCCGATGAAATGCGCGGCCGCGTTGCCAGCGTGAACATGCTGTTCATCACCACATCCAACGAGCTGGGCGATTTTGAATCCGGCGCCATGGCGGCGTGGCTGGGCACGGTGCCTGCGGTGGTGGTGGGCGGAATTTTATCACTGGCGGTTGCCGGCATCATCGCATGGCGCGTGCCGTCGCTGCGCAATCTGAAAACACTGGAAGAAGTGAAGTAGTTACAGTTTTAACGCCTGCTTGAATGTTCTGGGCAAATCAGGGCGTATGCTGCGCACCAGTTTGCTGTGGCGGCGCGCGGTGTAACGCCGCAGATGGGTTTTGCTGAATGGCATCGGCACATTGCCGGTCTTGCCGGGGCGCAAAATGGAGCGCAGATAGTTTTCTTTCCCGCCTGCTTTCATGCTGATGCTGTGGGTGATTTCATCAATTGCTTCCTGTAAGGCGATATGCGGCTGTTCGCCGTGGATGAATTTGGCGATTTCTGTTTTCCATACTACGCCTTGCAGTTTGCAGCGTGCCTGCAAGCGTTGCAGCAGCGCGGCGCGCAGGGTTTGGCTATGGGTAATTTTTGCATGACGCGCAAAATAACGGCGCAAATATTTCGCGATGGTTTTATGTGCAGGGTTGGTTTCATCTTGCATCGGCATTTGGCCGACGGGTAAGTCAACATGCAAATATCTGCCGCGCAAAATAGCCGCGATGATTTCGTGACCGCCGATCAGCGCTTCGTTTTTCATTCGCGAGGGCAGGATACGTAACTCTACCTCGCGCAGGATGCTGTTATTGGGTTCATCGGTATAGGGCAGTTTCGGATTGAAATCGGGATGCTCGCGGCGCAGAAATTCGTGCAAGGCTTCGTGCAGATTTTTAGGATTGTTTTTTGCCATGAGCTTTTCCTTTTAAAGATCTTTGCCGGTGCGCGGCGGGCGCGGTTTGCGGGTATGGCGGCGGGTGCGCACGGGTTCGGCGGCTGCCCGTTGCATCGGCGGCGCGGGAGGGATGATGTAAACGGGCAAGCCAAGGCGCGCGCGGTGGCTCATCAGATATTTCGCAAGTTCATTCATCGCGCCATCTGCGCGGCGGGAATAAAGCAGCGTGTCATTATAACCATTGCGGATGGTGTGCAGGGCATTCAACCCGCCTATATAGGGCGCATCGAGATCAGGGTTTAAGAACACGACCTGATTGATATGTTCGAGGGTTTCGCCCGATGCCTCTAAATGCTCGACCAACGCCTGACTTAATGTGAGTGCTTTTGCGTTCATAAAAACTCTAAAAAATATCTGTTTTTAATAGCGCGTGGCGAGGATTAACCACAAGCATGGTTTTACTTGCATTTAGCAATGTTAATAAAAAATCCCCCGCCATTACTGACGGGGGAAGCAGTTTTGAGGGTAAAAGATTAAAACGAATTTGCCATTTGCTCTGCGCCTGCCGTTGGCGCGGGTGACGCAACCGCTCGGGCAAACTTAAGTCATTACAAGATGCCGAGGCGTGCCGCCCATGCTGCGTTTGACGCGCTCGATCATGCGTATATCGCGGCGCTTAATCGCATCGGTAAATAGTGCGGAGGCATCTTCATTCATCTGTTCAAAGTTATCGTTGGTGAACAGGGTTTGCGTGATGCGTTTTACTTCCGCTTCGCCTTTGGTTTCCAAAACGCCCGCCAGATAAAATTCCTTCATCCGTTCCAGTACCGCCGATGTTTTGGCCAGCACACGTTTGGGATTTTCTTCCAGCGCATGCACCATTTCCTTGGAGGCTTTATATACCCGCGCTTCTTCGCGCGATTGCTTGAGCCAGCGCGGCCCTTTGGAAATGATATTCGCAACCTGCAATTGCGCAAGGGTAAGCCACGCACCGATATAGGCGGTGGCAACCCCAAGGCCGATTTTTTGCGATGGGCGCTCGCTGCCCAAGGCTTTTAAATCCGCCGCGGTGCGCGATGCTTCCAATACCGCGGCATCAAAGGCTTTTTGCGCGGTGGCCAAATCCTTGACCAGATAATCATTATGCGGATTGCCATCAACCATCACATGCTTGCCGCCCACGCCGCCATGATTGACCTGTTCGGTTAGCCGCGCGACTTGATCCTGCAAATTGGCTTTGGCATCGGCTGCGATTGCTGCTTTGGTCGCGGCGGCGTTATGCACACCATCCCATCCTGTAAAGGCATTCGCCCATGTGTTCACGTATTCAGGATTTGCGCTCGCCACCTGATACGCTGCAGCAAGTGCAAGCGCCGATGCTGCCGCCGTGTAACCTGCCCGCGCCGCATTGCTTTCCGAGGTGCCGATTAGTGATGCGGTGAGCAGAGATGCCGCCGCCATGCCATAGAACATCGGGCTTTTGGCGATCAGCATGGTTGCGCCGCCGCCAAACACCGCAATATCAACCGCAAAAGCTGAAAGCAGACCAATAGTAATCAATGATTTCGATGAAAGATTGTTGATGTTGTTAAACAAAAGCCCAATGGAGCTGCCGAATTTCAGCGTGGTTTCGGCCTTGGCCAGTTCATATTGCTGCAATAAGTATTCGGCGGCCAAATTTGCGAATTGCTTGGCGGTCATTTCTTCGCCATTGCGGCCTTTATTGACCAGCAATTCCTTGATGTTCATTTCAATGATGTTGGTTTTATCGGCTCCGCTATCACCCGATGGAATGATGGAAGGTGAGGCAACAACAGGCAAAGCAATGGTGTCATGGGACGAACGCATGGGAACCCCTCATTCAGATTTTATAATTTTTATGGTTTGGTTTAGTTAGCGGAGCGCTGCTCGCTCGCTTGCGGGGGCCCGCGGCCTGAATGCTGCAAAATAGCAGTGCGGTGGCATAATTCGCGTGATTGGGCACGTGACTGAGTGCAGGCGCGATGCGCGCGGTGCAGCAGTTGGGTGAGGAAGTCGAGATCATCCGCAACGCTGGTGCGGGTGCTGGATGGTGCTGGTGGTTGTTGAACTTTTGACAGTTCGGCCATGACCAACGCTTTCTTAAAAATTCTTAAACGCTTAAATCAATTAATTAAACAAAATCGGCTATGTGACTAATGTGCACCGTTTTCGATGAAGAATGTATTAAGTGAATTTTGTTTCATTTCAATTTGCGCAAAATAGTTTGCAAGTATTAGTGGGCAAGTAATTCATACGCACGTGCAAGTAAAAATGTATTTAAATATTTGATTTTGCCCGAACTGCAAGCAGAGCCGGTTGCGCGTATGCGCAGAGGCATCGCGTAAATAAAATGGCGCAACCGCTCGGGCGGTTTGGAAATACCGTCATTGCGAGCGCAGCGAAGCAATCCACACGAACATAAATTGGATTGCTTCGCCTCATAGAGATGAGGCTCGCAATGACGATTGGGAAATGCAGGTAATAAAAAACCCCGCCATTTCTGACGGGGTTCTCTATGTTTTTTTGGCGCGATGCCTCTGAGCTACGCTCAACCGGCCCTGCGCCTATGGACTTTTAATTTATTAAAAGTCCATATCACCCATGCCGCCGTGACCGCCGCCAGCCGGAGGAGCTTCCTTCTTCGGCTTGTCAGCAATCATCGCTTCGGTGGTGATGAGCAAACCAGCAACCGATGCAGCCGATTGCAGCGCGGTGCGCACAACCTTAGCAGGATCGATAATGCCGGCTTCGTACATGTCAACATATTCACCGTTTTGTGCATCGTAACCGAACGAGGTTTTCTTTTGTTCGGTCAATTTGCCAACTACCAACGCGCCGTCGATACCTGCGTTTTCAGCGATTTGACGGATAGGAGCTTGCACCGCGCGGCGGATGATGTCGATGCCGCGACGTTGATCGTCGTTAGCAAACTTCACCTTATCCAAAACGCTTGAAGCGTAGAGCAATGCGGTACCGCCGCCGGGGAGAATACCTTCTTCCACAGCTGCACGGGTTGCGTGCATTGCATCGTCAACGCGGTCTTTGCGTTCTTTCACTTCTACTTCGGTTGCGCCGCCAACACGGATAACGGCAACGCCGCCAGCGAGTTTAGCAAGACGTTCTTGAAGCTTTTCACGGTCGTAGTCAGATGTGGTGTCTTCCATTTGCTGACGGATTTGACCGCAACGTGCTTCGATATCCTTCTTCTTGCCTGCGCCATCAACGATGGTGGTGTTTTCCTTGTCGATGCGAACTTTTTTCGCACGGCCAAGCATAGCAAGGGTTACGGTTTCGAGTTTGATGCCGAGATCTTCGGAGATGAGCTGACCACCGGTTAAGGTTGCCATATCTTCCATCATCGACTTGCGGCGATCGCCAAAGCCAGGCGCCTTAACCGCAGCAACTTTCAAACCACCGCGCAGCTTGTTAACGACGAGGGTTGCCAATGCTTCGCCTTCGATTTCTTCAGCGATGATGAGCAATGGACGGCCCGATTGCACAACTGCTTCCAATACTGGAAGAAGTGGTTGCAGACCCGACAGCTTCTTTTCATGGAAAAGAATGTAGGGCTCTTCCAGTTCGCAGATCATCTTGTCCGCATTGGTCACGAAGTAAGGTGATGCAAAGCCGCGATCGAACTGCATGCCTTCAACAACATCCAATTCCGTTTCAAGGCTCTTTGCTTCTTCGACCGTAATCACGCCTTCATTGCCAACC from Alphaproteobacteria bacterium includes:
- the groL gene encoding chaperonin GroEL (60 kDa chaperone family; promotes refolding of misfolded polypeptides especially under stressful conditions; forms two stacked rings of heptamers to form a barrel-shaped 14mer; ends can be capped by GroES; misfolded proteins enter the barrel where they are refolded when GroES binds), whose amino-acid sequence is MGAKQVVFHADARDRLLNGVNILANAVKVTLGPKGRNVVIEKSFGAPRTTKDGVTVAKEIELSDKLENMGAQLVKEVASKTNDFAGDGTTTATVLAQAIAQEGTKAVAAGMNPMDLKRGVDMAVEAIVEELKKQSRKVKSNDEIKQVGTISANGDKEIGQFLAQAMAKVGNEGVITVEEAKSLETELDVVEGMQFDRGFASPYFVTNADKMICELEEPYILFHEKKLSGLQPLLPVLEAVVQSGRPLLIIAEEIEGEALATLVVNKLRGGLKVAAVKAPGFGDRRKSMMEDMATLTGGQLISEDLGIKLETVTLAMLGRAKKVRIDKENTTIVDGAGKKKDIEARCGQIRQQMEDTTSDYDREKLQERLAKLAGGVAVIRVGGATEVEVKERKDRVDDAMHATRAAVEEGILPGGGTALLYASSVLDKVKFANDDQRRGIDIIRRAVQAPIRQIAENAGIDGALVVGKLTEQKKTSFGYDAQNGEYVDMYEAGIIDPAKVVRTALQSAASVAGLLITTEAMIADKPKKEAPPAGGGHGGMGDMDF